The following are encoded together in the Drosophila biarmipes strain raj3 chromosome 3L, RU_DBia_V1.1, whole genome shotgun sequence genome:
- the LOC108035560 gene encoding cytosol aminopeptidase-like — protein sequence MFRFSRHAISRACKLVISRPEVVRHRRYASQAINQMLQLQQMEICADPPSRGLVIGVYADEEDKNDAGILTPTGWKYNVQKTHGRLLEVLRMSGPMPKRGETRLLFAVEPERVPYYSAVAVIGLGKECLGYNPYEVLDEQKEAIRRSVADACRILAELDTDRIEVENCGHAESAAEGAALGIWIYQELRDPKRRISVPSIDLYATKDEICDIEGWRIGLQKAAAQNLTRQLQEMPSNLLTPTAFAQNVVEVLCKSGVNVEVKVEGWAESQSMHAFLAVGKASCEPPIFLELSYYGTCAEERPIVLVGQGVTYDAGGLCLKEKQELFHMRGDMTGAAVVVATCRAVAGLRLPVNIRGLIPLCENVIGCNSFRPGDMVKSMNGKTIEVQCTDHEDVLVLADALLYGQNFCPKCIIDIGTCSGYMRQALDEAACGVFTNSEILWQQIKHASMHTGDRVWRFPLWNYYSKAVRAGGRSDVQNYGIGRGGRPCKAAAFLREFVPCGQWMHIDATNVMITRGDEFEYLRQGMAGRPTRTLIEFIAQSICKDTAPKLNK from the exons ATGTTTCGGTTTTCGCGCCACGCAATATCCCGGGCCTGCAAGCTCGTCATCAGCCGTCCGGAGGTGGTGCGCCACCGCAGGTACGCCTCGCAGGCGATCAACCagatgctgcagctgcagcagatgGAGATCTGCGCGGATCCGCCGTCGCGCGGCCTGGTCATCGGGGTCTACGCCGACGAGGAGGACAAGAACGATGCCGGCATCCTGACGCCCACCGGCTGGAAGTACAACGTGCAGAAGACGCATGGCCGGCTGCTGGAGGTGCTGCGTATGTCGGGCCCCATGCCCAAGAGGGGCGAGACCCGCCTCCTGTTCGCCGTGGAGCCGGAGCGAGTGCCCTACTACTCGGCGGTGGCGGTCATCGGCTTGGGCAAGGAGTGCCTGGGCTACAACCCGTACGAGGTGCTCGACGAGCAGAAGGAGGCCATCCGGCGCTCGGTGGCCGATGCGTGCAGGATTCTCGCAGAGCTGGACACCGACCGGATCGAGGTGGAGAACTGTGGGCACGCAGAGTCTGCCGCGGAGGGAGCTGCCTTGGGTATTTGGATCTACCAGGAGCTGCGCGATCCCAAGCGGAGGATCTCGGTGCCCTCGATCGATTTGTACGCCACCAAGGATGAGATCTGCGACATTGAAGGATGGCGCATTGGCCTGCAAAAGGCTGCTGCCCAGAACCTGACCCGCCAGCTGCAGGAGATGCCCTCAAATCTGTTGACCCCCACCGCCTTTGCGCAGAACGTGGTCGAGGTGCTCTGCAAATCCGGTGTGAACGTGGAGGTCAAGGTCGAGGGCTGGGCGGAGAGCCAGTCGATGCACGCCTTCCTGGCGGTGGGCAAGGCCTCCTGCGAGCCACCCATCTTCCTGGAGCTGAGCTACTACGGAACCTGTGCCGAAGAACGTCCCATTGTCCTGGTTGGACAGGGAGTAACATACGATGCGGGTGGCTTGTGCCTCAAAGAAAAACAAGAGCTCTTCCACATGCGGGGCGATATGACAGGAGCGGCCGTCGTTGTGGCCACCTGTCGAGCCGTGGCTGGACTTAGGTTGCCT GTCAACATCCGCGGACTGATCCCTCTGTGCGAGAACGTTATTGGCTGCAACTCCTTCCGTCCGGGCGACATGGTGAAGTCCATGAACGGCAAGACCATTGAGGTGCAGTGCACAGATCACGAGGATGTACTGGTGCTGGCGGATGCTCTTCTGTACGGGCAGAACTTCTGCCCCAAGTGCATCATTGACATTGGCACCTGCTCGGGATACATGCGCCAGGCGTTGGATGAGGCGGCCTGTGGAGTGTTCACCAACTCGGAGATTCTGTGGCAGCAGATCAAGCACGCCAGTATGCACACTGGTGATCGCGTCTGGCGCTTCCCCCTGTGGAACTATTACAGCAAGGCGGTGCGAGCCGGAGGACGCAGTGATGTCCAGAACTACGGCATTGGCCGTGGAGGACGCCCTTGCAAGGCCGCCGCCTTCCTGCGTGAATTCGTTCCGTGCGGCCAGTGGATGCATATT GACGCCACCAATGTGATGATCACCCGCGGCGATGAGTTCGAGTATCTGCGACAGGGCATGGCCGGACGGCCCACAAGGACACTCATCGAGTTTATTGCGCAGTCCATATGCAAGGACACGGCTCCCAAGCTAAACAAGTGA
- the LOC108035561 gene encoding TBC1 domain family member 13 yields the protein MSIFKARVKEFEDVLAGEQDVIDLKELRKLAFNGVPDVQSFRALSWKLLLGYLSPRRSSWTSTLAQKRALYKQFIEELVLPPGHSSNGGDADGGGDADKADSGGVGLQDHPLSEGPESAWNTFFNDNEFLLQIDKDVRRLCPDISFFQQPTDYPCEIVVHSKGEHGRRLHERVVPAVLSSANVERKGLGMTKINLITKRSVENYAAMEEGQEAHWEVVQRILFIYAKLNPGQGYVQGMNEIVGPIYYVMASDPDLSYRAHAEADCFFCFTALMSEIRDFFIKTLDDAEGGIKFMMARLSNMLKSKDPNIYELLKSQELHPQYYSFRWLTLLLSQEFPLPDVLRIWDSVFADEQRFDFLIKICCSMILIQREAILENDFASNVKLLQNYPPIDINVVITHAGSLA from the exons ATGTCTATTTTCAAGGCGCG GGTCAAGGAATTCGAGGATGTTTTGGCGGGAGAGCAGGATGTGATTGACCTGAAGGAACTCAGGAAACTAGCCTTCAATG GTGTGCCCGATGTGCAGAGTTTTAGAGCCCTGAGCTGGAAGCTCCTCCTGGGCTACTTAAGCCCCAGGCGCAGCAGTTGGACCTCAACGCTGGCTCAGAAGCGAGCCCTGTATAAGCAGTTCATCGAGGAGCTGGTCCTGCCCCCCGGACACTCGAGCAACGGAGGTGATGCCGACGGCGGAGGAGATGCGGACAAAGCCGATTCGGGGGGCGTTGGCCTGCAAGATCATCCGTTGAGCGAGGGGCCCGAGAGCGCCTGGAACACGTTCTTCAACGACAACGAATTCCTGCTGCAGATCGACAAGGATGTGCGACGCCTGTGCCCGGACATATCCTTCTTCCAGCAGCCCACCGACTACCCCTGCGAGATTGTGGTCCACAGCAAGGGGGAACATGGAAGGAGGCTTCACGAACGAGTGGTTCCCGCCGTGCTGAGCTCAGCGAATGTGGAGCGCAAGGGCCTGGGCATGACCAAG ATAAATTTGATCACTAAACGCTCCGTGGAGAACTATGCCGCCATGGAGGAGGGCCAGGAGGCCCACTGGGAGGTTGTGCAACGCATTTTGTTCATATACGCCAAGCTGAATCCCGGCCAGGGATATGTCCAGGGCATGAACGAGATTGTGGGACCCATCTACTACGTAATGGCCTCTGATCCGGACCTCTCTTATCGCGCCCACGCCGAGGCCGATTGCTTCTTCTGTTTTACCGCCCTGATGAGCGAgatacgagacttctttatcAAAACCCTAGACGATGCAGAGGGCGGCATCAAGTTCATGATGGCCAGGCTATCGAATATGCTGAAATCAAAGGACCCAAACATTTACGAGCTGCTCAAGAGCCAGGAACTGCATCCGCAGTACTATAGCTTCAGGTGGCTCACACTGCTCCTCTCGCAGGAGTTTCCACTGCCGGATGTGCTGCGCATTTGGGATTCCGTGTTTGCGGACGAACAGCGCTTCGATTTCCTCATTAAAATATGCTGTTCCATGATTTT AATCCAAAGAGAAGCCATTTTGGAAAACGACTTCGCTTCGAATGTGAAACTGCTGCAGAACTATCCTCCTATCGATATTAACGTTGTGATTACTCATGCCGGTTCGTTGGCGTAG